From a region of the Solanum stenotomum isolate F172 chromosome 2, ASM1918654v1, whole genome shotgun sequence genome:
- the LOC125856872 gene encoding uncharacterized protein LOC125856872 isoform X1: MDETLIVHVQESESQEQEQTPPLLKPQKNGNGNHDVDDTDLDKTLQKLELFLTLLGFNQSSVLSFVLSWIFFLVLGILVPMVMLEVSNCQNPQIKSFEFDILVSQALLAAASLLCLSHNLRKYGIRKFLFVDRYSGHIERFSNQYHKKISDSVRLLLWWVLPCFLLKTAREIIRILYVQHESWWQSAAISLAFVSSWTYITAIFLSACVLFHLVCSLQIIHFDDYVKFLEREPDCFVLIQEHVRLRYYLSKISHRFRIYLLLLFLIVIVSHFMTLFQTTGYTGLITYINGGDFAVSSIVQVVGVILCLNAAAKISHRAQGIGSIASRWHALATCTSGEASQMRNSTSMSCLEAANRSNSFYMNFSESDLESVDFVTEPTNTQLASYMSSYQKRQALVMYLQNNPGGITIFGWTVDRGLINTIFFIELTVVTFILGKTIVFTGQ; the protein is encoded by the exons ATGGATGAGACCCTCATAGTCCATGTACAAGAATCAGAATCCCAAGAACAGGAGCAAACTCCTCCCCTGCTCAAACCCCAAAAAAATGGAAATGGAAATCATGATGTTGATGATACTGATTTAGATAAAACTCTTCAGAAGTTAGAATTATTTCTCACTTTGTTGGGTTTCAATCAGtcttcagttttaagctttgtgCTGTCATggattttctttttggtattagGGATTCTAGTTCCTATGGTTATGCTGGAGGTCTCTAATTGTCAAAATCCTCAAATTAagagttttgagtttgatattttagtTTCTCAAGCTCTTCTAGCTGCTGCATCTTTGCTTTGCCTTTCACATAACCTTCGAAAGTACGGAATACGCAAGTTCCTCTTTGTCGATCGCTACAGCGGACATATCGAGCGATTCAGtaatcaatatcataagaagaTCTCT GATTCTGTTCGCTTGCTATTATGGTGGGTGCTGCCATGTTTCCTTTTGAAGACTGCACGTGAAATAATTCGCATTTTATATGTGCAACACGAGTCATGGTGGCAATCGGCTGCCATTTCATTAGCTTTTGTTTCATCATGGACTTATATCACTGCAATTTTTTTGTCGGCCTGTGTTTTGTTCCACCTAGTCTGCAGCTTACAGATTATACACTTTGATGACTATGTGAAGTTCTTGGAAAGGGAGCCTgattgttttgttttgatacAAGAGCATGTTCGCCTACGTTACTACCTCTCAAAAATTAGCCATAGATTTCGAATCTATCTTCTGCTGTTGTTCTTAATTGTCATTGTGAGCCATTTTATGACTCTTTTCCAGACAACTGGTTATACTGGGCTGATTACTTACATCAATGGTGGTGATTTTGCA GTCTCCTCGATTGTTCAGGTTGTTGGGGTGATCCTTTGCTTGAATGCTGCAGCAAAAATATCCCACAGAGCCCAAGGTATTGGATCAATAGCGAGTAGGTGGCATGCTTTGGCTACATGCACTTCTGGTGAAGCGTCACAAATGAGAAACTCAACTAGCATGAGTTGCCTGGAAGCTGCCAATCGATCTAACTCATTCTATATGAACTTCTCAGAAAGTGATTTGGAGTCTGTAGATTTTGTAACAGAACCAACAAATACACAATTGGCTTCTTACATGTCCTCCTATCAAAAGAGGCAAGCCCTAG TGATGTATTTGCAGAACAATCCTGGTGGAATAACCATATTTGGATGGACAGTTGATAGAGGTCTCATCAATACAATCTTCTTCATTGAATTGACAGTGGTAACGTTCATTCTTGGAAAGACCATAGTTTTTACAGGTCAGTAG
- the LOC125856872 gene encoding uncharacterized protein LOC125856872 isoform X2, with amino-acid sequence MDETLIVHVQESESQEQEQTPPLLKPQKNGNGNHDVDDTDLDKTLQKLELFLTLLGFNQSSVLSFVLSWIFFLVLGILVPMVMLEVSNCQNPQIKSFEFDILVSQALLAAASLLCLSHNLRKYGIRKFLFVDRYSGHIERFSNQYHKKISDSVRLLLWWVLPCFLLKTAREIIRILYVQHESWWQSAAISLAFVSSWTYITAIFLSACVLFHLVCSLQIIHFDDYVKFLEREPDCFVLIQEHVRLRYYLSKISHRFRIYLLLLFLIVIVSHFMTLFQTTGYTGLITYINGGDFAVSSIVQVVGVILCLNAAAKISHRAQGIGSIASRWHALATCTSGEASQMRNSTSMSCLEAANRSNSFYMNFSESDLESVDFVTEPTNTQLASYMSSYQKRQALEQSWWNNHIWMDS; translated from the exons ATGGATGAGACCCTCATAGTCCATGTACAAGAATCAGAATCCCAAGAACAGGAGCAAACTCCTCCCCTGCTCAAACCCCAAAAAAATGGAAATGGAAATCATGATGTTGATGATACTGATTTAGATAAAACTCTTCAGAAGTTAGAATTATTTCTCACTTTGTTGGGTTTCAATCAGtcttcagttttaagctttgtgCTGTCATggattttctttttggtattagGGATTCTAGTTCCTATGGTTATGCTGGAGGTCTCTAATTGTCAAAATCCTCAAATTAagagttttgagtttgatattttagtTTCTCAAGCTCTTCTAGCTGCTGCATCTTTGCTTTGCCTTTCACATAACCTTCGAAAGTACGGAATACGCAAGTTCCTCTTTGTCGATCGCTACAGCGGACATATCGAGCGATTCAGtaatcaatatcataagaagaTCTCT GATTCTGTTCGCTTGCTATTATGGTGGGTGCTGCCATGTTTCCTTTTGAAGACTGCACGTGAAATAATTCGCATTTTATATGTGCAACACGAGTCATGGTGGCAATCGGCTGCCATTTCATTAGCTTTTGTTTCATCATGGACTTATATCACTGCAATTTTTTTGTCGGCCTGTGTTTTGTTCCACCTAGTCTGCAGCTTACAGATTATACACTTTGATGACTATGTGAAGTTCTTGGAAAGGGAGCCTgattgttttgttttgatacAAGAGCATGTTCGCCTACGTTACTACCTCTCAAAAATTAGCCATAGATTTCGAATCTATCTTCTGCTGTTGTTCTTAATTGTCATTGTGAGCCATTTTATGACTCTTTTCCAGACAACTGGTTATACTGGGCTGATTACTTACATCAATGGTGGTGATTTTGCA GTCTCCTCGATTGTTCAGGTTGTTGGGGTGATCCTTTGCTTGAATGCTGCAGCAAAAATATCCCACAGAGCCCAAGGTATTGGATCAATAGCGAGTAGGTGGCATGCTTTGGCTACATGCACTTCTGGTGAAGCGTCACAAATGAGAAACTCAACTAGCATGAGTTGCCTGGAAGCTGCCAATCGATCTAACTCATTCTATATGAACTTCTCAGAAAGTGATTTGGAGTCTGTAGATTTTGTAACAGAACCAACAAATACACAATTGGCTTCTTACATGTCCTCCTATCAAAAGAGGCAAGCCCTAG AACAATCCTGGTGGAATAACCATATTTGGATGGACAGTTGA